A genome region from Acaryochloris thomasi RCC1774 includes the following:
- a CDS encoding globin family protein, with product MNIELLERSFEQIRPQAIAFSNHFYETLFRHNPGIKPLFANISQQAQGKKLIFSLAAIIENLRSPEVLEPALKSLGARHFEVGTLEEHYPLVGQALFETFAAYLGSDWTPATMDAWQEAYEAIATIMLEGAQNPQAHLEPELTFYDWVDLYGEGSPKVKDAIFSLTNFQYGKTS from the coding sequence ATGAACATCGAGCTTCTCGAAAGATCGTTTGAACAGATCAGGCCTCAAGCGATCGCTTTTTCCAACCACTTCTATGAAACGCTCTTTCGCCACAATCCTGGCATAAAACCACTGTTTGCCAATATTAGCCAGCAGGCCCAAGGGAAAAAGCTCATTTTCTCCCTCGCGGCAATCATTGAGAACCTAAGAAGTCCTGAGGTACTCGAACCTGCACTCAAAAGTCTAGGCGCCAGGCACTTTGAAGTAGGGACCTTAGAAGAACACTATCCCCTGGTTGGTCAAGCTCTCTTTGAGACCTTTGCAGCCTATCTTGGTTCTGACTGGACGCCAGCAACGATGGATGCTTGGCAAGAAGCCTATGAGGCTATTGCCACCATCATGCTGGAGGGTGCTCAAAATCCTCAAGCCCATCTTGAACCGGAACTCACCTTTTATGATTGGGTCGATTTATACGGCGAAGGAAGCCCAAAGGTAAAAGATGCGATCTTCAGTCTCACGAATTTTCAATACGGAAAAACTTCCTAG
- a CDS encoding DUF1361 domain-containing protein, translated as MEQLLGNALGLFNRYSGWIIWNLFLAFIPLALSFWLFRRRKSVRSPLWWLALIVFIAFLPNAPYLLTDIIHLIRATRAINSIWIITLVFIPLHLFAILAGFGAYVISLINQGHYLRRQGAKQFVLIAELMVHALSALGVYMGRFLRFNSWDLITDPGNLLLMTFNDITSKFPALVIVITFIVLTLFYWLMKQIVLGLALQIRYGRQQEQLDSPPFQ; from the coding sequence ATGGAACAGCTACTCGGCAACGCCCTAGGACTTTTCAATCGCTACAGTGGCTGGATTATCTGGAATTTATTCCTAGCCTTTATTCCTTTAGCGCTGAGCTTTTGGCTGTTTCGGCGTCGGAAGAGTGTGCGATCACCCCTCTGGTGGCTGGCGCTAATCGTCTTTATTGCCTTCTTGCCCAATGCACCCTATCTGCTAACCGACATCATTCACCTGATTAGAGCCACGCGCGCTATTAACTCCATCTGGATCATCACGCTCGTCTTCATACCGCTCCACCTATTTGCCATTCTGGCTGGCTTTGGAGCCTACGTCATCTCGCTGATTAATCAGGGCCATTACCTCAGGCGTCAGGGAGCCAAACAGTTTGTCCTCATTGCAGAATTAATGGTTCATGCCCTATCAGCTCTTGGCGTCTACATGGGCCGATTTCTCCGCTTCAATAGCTGGGACTTAATCACAGACCCAGGCAACCTATTGCTGATGACCTTCAACGACATCACCTCCAAATTTCCAGCCCTCGTGATCGTCATTACCTTTATCGTGCTCACCCTTTTCTACTGGCTGATGAAGCAAATCGTCCTTGGACTGGCCCTGCAGATCCGCTACGGACGTCAGCAAGAGCAACTCGATTCTCCTCCTTTCCAATAG
- a CDS encoding class I SAM-dependent methyltransferase has product MTAAPGMASRIVNGLLAIDPVAKFAKHNARNMMIKRAESIGVHWLKESAALQARGSEVWEAERQALSQDIEYPDYYLTSFHAYESGNLSWDAATEVESAARAVHAKIWPELEAKGDAHLRQTYHDLLRQNIETDPQAILDVGCGAGMSTISLQAIYPDAQMTGLDLSDYFLAIANHRTPQQNIQWLHRPAEETQLPDQSFDLVSICLVVHELPQEATRKILQEARRLLRPQGHLAIMDMNPQAEFVQRLPPYVLTLLKSTEPYLDDYFSLDIEQAVQESGFMLPKVFVNSPRHRTLIAQIQG; this is encoded by the coding sequence ATGACTGCTGCCCCTGGAATGGCCTCTCGGATTGTCAACGGGCTACTCGCGATTGATCCAGTGGCTAAGTTTGCCAAGCACAATGCTCGTAACATGATGATTAAGCGGGCAGAGTCGATTGGAGTGCATTGGCTGAAGGAATCAGCGGCTCTGCAGGCCCGAGGCTCTGAGGTCTGGGAGGCAGAGCGTCAGGCACTCTCGCAAGATATTGAGTATCCAGACTATTATTTAACCTCGTTTCACGCCTATGAGTCGGGCAATTTGAGTTGGGATGCGGCAACGGAGGTGGAGTCTGCGGCGCGTGCTGTTCATGCCAAAATCTGGCCTGAGCTGGAGGCTAAGGGAGATGCTCATCTGCGACAGACCTATCATGATTTGCTTCGGCAAAATATTGAGACTGACCCACAAGCTATTTTAGATGTGGGTTGTGGGGCTGGGATGAGTACGATCTCACTACAGGCAATTTACCCTGACGCTCAGATGACGGGCCTAGATTTGTCGGATTATTTTCTTGCGATCGCAAACCACCGCACTCCCCAGCAGAACATTCAGTGGCTCCACCGCCCAGCGGAAGAAACCCAGCTTCCCGACCAAAGTTTTGATCTTGTGTCTATCTGCCTAGTTGTCCACGAACTCCCGCAGGAGGCTACCCGCAAGATTCTGCAAGAAGCCCGTCGTCTCCTTCGCCCTCAGGGACACTTGGCGATCATGGACATGAACCCGCAAGCTGAATTTGTGCAGCGGTTACCGCCCTACGTACTGACGCTTCTCAAAAGTACCGAACCCTATCTGGATGACTACTTCAGTCTAGATATCGAACAGGCCGTCCAAGAATCAGGATTTATGCTCCCCAAGGTCTTTGTCAATAGTCCTCGCCATCGTACTCTGATTGCTCAGATTCAAGGTTGA
- a CDS encoding B12-binding domain-containing radical SAM protein, whose protein sequence is MTGTLAPQAPFESHQERISYFPANQRRILCVFPRYSRSFGTFHHAYPLMGNVKAFMPPQGILLVAAYLPKSWEVRLVDENVQAATESDYLWADVVITSGMHIQRPQINEINEIAHRYNKITVVGGPSVSGCPEYYPDFDILRVGELGDADDALIKHLDRHTERPDQQLCFETQERLPLDQFPVPAYEQVQLKQYFLGSVQFSSGCPFHCEFCDIPELYGHNPRLKVPEQIVRELDAMLESGNPGAVYFVDDNFIGNRRAVMELLPYLVDWQKQNGYPVQFACEATLNIAQSPKLLEMMREAYFCTVFCGIETPDPEALHSISKDQNLSMPILKAIETLNGYGMEVVSGIIIGFDTDTEETCDRILTFIRQSKIPTLTINLLHALPRTQLWRRLEAEGRLIHNDETRESNVDFLMPYEQVVGMWRRCITQAYEPEFLYERFDHHYRTTFLNRIEVPNSKARLSLFNIKRGFRTLGKLLFKIGLFGSYRRTFWKMAWPALKAGRIQSLIHIGIVSHHLITFAQECGTGNESASFYSQRLRQEQ, encoded by the coding sequence ATGACCGGAACCTTGGCGCCACAGGCTCCCTTTGAGTCCCACCAGGAAAGAATATCCTATTTCCCGGCAAATCAACGCCGCATTCTCTGTGTGTTTCCGCGCTATAGCCGCTCTTTCGGGACGTTTCACCATGCCTATCCCCTCATGGGCAATGTGAAGGCTTTTATGCCGCCTCAAGGAATTTTGCTGGTGGCGGCTTACTTACCCAAAAGCTGGGAGGTACGGCTGGTTGATGAAAATGTTCAAGCGGCAACAGAGTCGGATTATCTATGGGCTGATGTGGTGATCACCAGCGGGATGCATATTCAGCGGCCCCAGATTAATGAAATAAATGAGATCGCACATCGATACAACAAAATCACGGTGGTGGGCGGCCCTTCGGTCTCCGGCTGTCCTGAATACTATCCAGACTTCGATATCCTCCGGGTGGGCGAGCTGGGGGATGCTGATGATGCACTGATTAAGCATTTAGATCGGCACACCGAGCGTCCTGACCAGCAGCTTTGCTTTGAGACTCAGGAGCGATTGCCCCTCGATCAGTTTCCGGTTCCGGCCTACGAACAGGTTCAGCTCAAGCAATATTTTCTTGGTAGCGTTCAGTTCTCTAGCGGTTGTCCCTTCCATTGCGAGTTTTGCGATATCCCAGAGCTTTACGGTCACAACCCGCGCCTTAAAGTGCCAGAGCAGATTGTGCGGGAGCTAGACGCAATGCTGGAATCGGGCAATCCGGGGGCGGTTTACTTTGTCGATGATAATTTTATTGGCAACCGCCGCGCCGTTATGGAGCTGTTGCCCTACTTAGTCGACTGGCAAAAGCAGAACGGCTATCCGGTGCAGTTTGCCTGTGAGGCGACGCTAAATATTGCCCAAAGCCCCAAGCTATTAGAAATGATGCGTGAGGCTTATTTTTGTACGGTATTCTGCGGCATTGAGACGCCGGATCCTGAGGCGCTGCATTCGATCTCAAAAGATCAGAATCTGAGTATGCCGATCCTCAAGGCAATTGAGACGCTCAACGGCTATGGGATGGAAGTAGTGTCGGGAATCATTATCGGCTTTGATACAGACACGGAGGAGACTTGCGATCGCATCCTCACTTTCATCCGCCAGTCCAAAATCCCCACCCTGACCATCAATTTACTGCATGCGTTGCCCCGCACGCAGCTCTGGCGGCGATTGGAGGCAGAAGGACGGCTGATTCACAACGACGAGACCCGCGAATCCAACGTCGATTTTTTGATGCCCTACGAGCAGGTGGTGGGCATGTGGCGGCGCTGCATCACCCAAGCCTATGAGCCGGAGTTTTTATACGAACGCTTCGACCACCACTACCGCACCACCTTCTTAAATCGAATTGAGGTGCCCAACAGCAAGGCTCGCCTCTCTTTGTTCAATATCAAGCGTGGCTTTCGGACCCTCGGCAAACTGCTATTCAAGATCGGATTGTTCGGCTCTTACCGTCGCACCTTCTGGAAAATGGCGTGGCCGGCGCTGAAAGCCGGTCGTATCCAAAGTCTGATTCACATCGGCATCGTCAGTCACCACCTGATCACCTTTGCTCAAGAGTGCGGCACAGGTAACGAGTCCGCCTCTTTCTATTCTCAACGACTGCGGCAGGAGCAGTAG
- a CDS encoding pentapeptide repeat-containing protein encodes MPTIHDYYRILELKYGSPMEEVNQAYKDLVFVWHPDRIPTERERLHEKAVVKLQQLNEARDFLKAYLQKRSRPAASQRTAQSTARSTASAANRRTQTTARTAVRTTTARTADRTAQTSTRQRATAQATATRTGGRTTTRTSTQRPTQRSRPAAAASYATKSPVPTNNRPSPPPASQPAVRTQSTRHPHLPDLSGVDLQGSDLQEKDLSGRNLSRANLTKANLKDAFLHKIDLSEANLSQANLTRANLLQANLKNANLRGANLTCADFSGSDLRGADLTGASMGSSSRVMVKLTGANLSGAIMPNGAVHP; translated from the coding sequence ATGCCAACTATCCATGACTACTATCGCATCCTAGAGCTGAAGTACGGTTCTCCGATGGAAGAGGTGAACCAAGCCTATAAAGATTTGGTGTTTGTCTGGCACCCCGACCGCATCCCCACTGAGCGCGAGCGTCTTCATGAAAAAGCCGTTGTTAAGCTGCAGCAGCTCAATGAAGCCCGTGACTTTCTAAAGGCTTATTTGCAAAAGCGATCGCGACCAGCCGCCAGCCAGCGGACCGCACAGTCAACGGCTCGCTCGACCGCATCGGCTGCGAACCGCCGCACGCAGACAACGGCCCGAACTGCAGTCCGGACCACTACGGCCCGGACTGCCGACCGCACAGCACAGACATCAACTCGACAGAGAGCCACAGCTCAAGCTACTGCAACTCGTACCGGGGGCCGCACCACCACTCGTACCTCAACCCAGCGACCGACTCAGAGATCGAGACCTGCGGCCGCTGCTAGCTATGCGACGAAATCTCCTGTCCCAACGAATAATCGTCCATCGCCGCCGCCAGCTTCACAGCCTGCTGTTAGGACACAGTCCACTCGTCATCCCCACCTGCCCGATCTCAGCGGTGTCGATCTGCAGGGATCTGATTTACAAGAAAAAGATTTGTCCGGTCGCAACCTCAGTCGCGCCAATTTGACCAAAGCCAACCTGAAAGATGCTTTCTTACACAAGATCGATCTTTCAGAGGCCAACTTGTCCCAGGCCAACTTAACGCGGGCAAACCTTCTGCAGGCTAATCTCAAAAACGCCAATTTGCGAGGCGCAAACCTGACCTGCGCTGACTTCAGCGGCTCTGACTTACGAGGTGCAGACTTAACTGGGGCCAGTATGGGCAGCAGCAGCCGAGTGATGGTGAAGCTGACGGGGGCCAACTTGTCAGGGGCCATTATGCCTAACGGGGCTGTACATCCCTAG
- a CDS encoding sensor histidine kinase, translating into MPGGICNNFINLALTLNGQAPQWDLTLVWLHTLSEACIASAYFSILLALIYFVHQRKDLHSWIFPLSGAFAFFGGLTHIMEAYALWWYPNHWVSGVIKFLTAVISLVMAAAMIPIIPQALTLSSRAELEVAKAELEDRVLERTQALQISEERLQLALDGSGDGGWDWNISTGALFLSTRWQEMLGYGANELSGEVSAWESLIHPEDKSRVMKVLEHHLQDSRVSYAFDYRVKMKSGEWKWIGNYGRVVARDAQGAALRMAGTHKDISNRKHYEQKLSDSLDEKNIMLQEIHHRVKNNLQVICSLLSLQTQSNTDPKIIKIMQESQDRVRSMALVHENLYLSREFSNIDLESYVNDLTKNLLRSYRSKISLTKIDVSISDLRLDIDSAVLCGLIINELVSNALKYAFHQRQNGEICIKMAERNRQDIMLTVTDNGIGLPSDINIEKTETVGLQMVKALTQQMSGTLSISRCPGTSFCITFPQVFS; encoded by the coding sequence ATGCCAGGAGGAATCTGTAACAACTTCATTAATCTTGCGCTCACGCTGAATGGGCAAGCCCCCCAATGGGATCTGACGCTAGTATGGCTGCATACTCTATCTGAAGCCTGTATCGCTTCGGCATATTTCTCGATTTTATTGGCGCTCATCTATTTTGTTCACCAGCGGAAAGACCTGCATTCCTGGATCTTTCCGCTATCTGGGGCCTTCGCTTTCTTCGGTGGCTTGACCCATATCATGGAAGCCTATGCACTATGGTGGTATCCAAACCATTGGGTATCAGGCGTCATTAAATTCCTGACCGCCGTTATTTCATTAGTGATGGCAGCTGCGATGATTCCTATCATCCCCCAGGCATTGACTCTTTCGAGTCGTGCAGAATTGGAAGTGGCTAAGGCAGAGTTAGAAGATCGTGTTCTCGAGCGAACGCAGGCGCTGCAGATTAGTGAGGAGCGCCTTCAACTGGCCCTTGACGGCTCTGGTGATGGGGGCTGGGACTGGAATATTTCTACAGGGGCTTTGTTTCTTAGTACCCGATGGCAGGAAATGTTGGGCTACGGCGCCAATGAACTATCTGGAGAAGTGAGTGCTTGGGAGAGCTTAATTCATCCAGAAGATAAGTCAAGAGTCATGAAAGTACTAGAGCATCATCTTCAGGACAGTCGCGTGTCCTATGCTTTTGACTATCGCGTAAAAATGAAGTCAGGAGAATGGAAGTGGATAGGGAATTATGGCCGAGTTGTGGCCCGAGATGCGCAAGGTGCAGCGCTTCGTATGGCCGGAACTCATAAAGACATTAGCAACCGCAAACACTATGAGCAGAAGCTTTCAGACTCGCTGGACGAAAAAAATATCATGCTGCAGGAGATTCACCATCGGGTAAAAAATAATTTGCAGGTGATTTGCAGCTTACTTAGTTTACAAACTCAAAGTAATACCGATCCGAAGATAATAAAGATTATGCAAGAAAGTCAGGATCGGGTTAGATCGATGGCCTTAGTCCATGAAAATCTATACTTGTCTAGAGAATTTTCAAACATTGATCTTGAAAGCTATGTGAATGACTTGACGAAGAATTTATTGCGTTCTTATCGTTCTAAAATAAGCCTGACAAAGATTGACGTTTCTATCTCAGACCTGCGTCTTGACATCGATAGTGCGGTTCTCTGTGGATTGATCATAAATGAGCTGGTGTCTAATGCTCTGAAATATGCTTTTCACCAGCGTCAAAATGGAGAGATTTGCATCAAAATGGCCGAAAGAAACAGACAGGATATAATGTTGACGGTTACTGATAACGGTATCGGTTTACCCTCTGATATCAATATTGAGAAAACCGAGACAGTCGGCCTCCAAATGGTCAAGGCGTTGACGCAACAAATGTCAGGAACTCTCAGTATTAGCCGATGCCCAGGGACTTCGTTCTGTATTACTTTTCCTCAAGTTTTTTCGTGA
- a CDS encoding putative bifunctional diguanylate cyclase/phosphodiesterase produces the protein MIESEIISASIATPARILIVEDEGLVALDIKQRLLDLGYQIAGIAETGKAAIRQALDSEPDLVLMDIRLKGEMDGIEASTSITAQLDVPIIFLTGFADQQTLDQAKETFPFGYILKPFDTVDLFTGIEICLKRHQLEKAVKHQKNWLDIVLESIGDAVVATDNNGAVTYMNRVAESITDWQRIDALGRDANDVMPLMLGHTKDAIENPLKQVLREGQGVVLPENTFLITKNKKEVPIEDSAVPILDADNQSHGAVIVFRDITKRLQTDQELFHHAYYDALTNLPNRSLFMDRLQHLVDLNQRYPNCSFAVLFVDLDRFKLINDSLGHPIGDQLLILTAQRLQKCLRPTDTVARFGGDEFAVLLEQIVDLESVRLLAERINQELGETFHLENYDLFNSASIGIVQWHPRYKQAEELIRDADTAMYQAKANGKGCYAVFDAAMHTLVRGQLTLENELRWAIPNNQLTLEYQPIISLADQEIIGFEALVRWQNPQRGQISPGVFIPIAEETGLIVHLDWWVLRQACQQMKIWQDQLPPGKKLEISVNLSSHHFSLPNVVERIEKILNDTGMSAASLKLEITERILIKNPDSVAQILLNLKRLGIRIHMDDFGTGYSSLSYLHKYDIDTIKIDRSFIQNLDCSAESLEIVRTIVLLAHALKMDAIAEGVETAEQLAMVKKLGCEYVQGYYFSQSMTCEQVMTLVAQKQFKLDPVSPQD, from the coding sequence ATGATTGAATCTGAAATAATATCTGCTTCTATCGCCACACCTGCAAGGATCTTGATTGTTGAAGATGAAGGTCTCGTGGCCCTAGATATAAAACAGCGCCTACTTGACTTAGGCTATCAAATTGCCGGGATAGCTGAAACCGGAAAAGCTGCGATCAGGCAAGCTTTAGACTCCGAGCCTGATTTAGTTTTGATGGATATTCGACTCAAGGGAGAAATGGATGGAATTGAAGCGTCAACCTCTATTACCGCTCAACTTGATGTTCCCATCATCTTTCTCACAGGGTTTGCCGATCAGCAAACCCTTGATCAGGCTAAAGAAACGTTTCCCTTTGGCTATATCCTTAAGCCCTTCGATACGGTTGATCTATTCACGGGTATTGAGATTTGCCTTAAACGGCATCAGTTAGAAAAAGCTGTAAAGCATCAAAAAAATTGGCTAGATATTGTCCTTGAAAGCATTGGAGATGCTGTTGTAGCTACTGATAATAATGGCGCTGTGACTTATATGAATCGAGTTGCTGAGTCGATTACCGACTGGCAAAGAATAGATGCGTTGGGTCGAGATGCCAATGATGTTATGCCTTTGATGCTAGGTCATACAAAAGATGCCATAGAAAACCCTCTTAAGCAGGTTTTGAGGGAGGGGCAAGGGGTTGTGCTACCGGAAAATACTTTTCTCATTACTAAAAATAAGAAAGAGGTTCCAATTGAAGATAGTGCTGTTCCTATATTAGATGCAGACAATCAGTCCCATGGTGCTGTGATTGTCTTTCGAGATATCACGAAGCGGCTGCAGACGGATCAAGAACTCTTTCATCACGCTTACTATGACGCATTGACAAACTTGCCAAATCGCTCACTATTCATGGATCGCCTTCAACATCTGGTTGATCTCAACCAACGGTATCCGAACTGTAGCTTCGCTGTGCTGTTTGTTGATTTAGATCGATTTAAGTTGATAAATGATAGCTTAGGTCACCCTATTGGTGATCAGCTATTGATCCTCACGGCTCAACGGCTGCAAAAATGTCTGCGACCGACAGATACTGTTGCTCGATTTGGTGGGGACGAGTTTGCTGTCTTATTAGAACAGATTGTAGATCTTGAGAGTGTTCGCCTACTTGCAGAGCGTATTAATCAGGAACTTGGGGAGACCTTTCATCTCGAAAATTATGATCTTTTTAATTCTGCCAGTATTGGCATTGTCCAGTGGCATCCTCGATATAAACAGGCCGAAGAACTGATTCGTGATGCCGACACCGCCATGTACCAAGCTAAGGCTAATGGTAAGGGATGTTATGCTGTTTTTGATGCTGCGATGCATACTCTGGTTAGAGGGCAGCTCACGCTAGAAAATGAGCTTCGGTGGGCTATTCCTAATAACCAATTAACCCTTGAATACCAGCCAATTATTTCATTGGCTGATCAGGAGATTATCGGTTTTGAAGCTCTTGTTCGCTGGCAAAACCCGCAGCGAGGACAGATTTCGCCAGGGGTGTTTATCCCTATCGCAGAAGAAACAGGACTCATTGTTCATTTGGACTGGTGGGTTCTTCGCCAGGCTTGTCAGCAAATGAAAATTTGGCAAGATCAGTTACCGCCTGGGAAAAAATTAGAAATTAGTGTTAACCTTTCAAGTCACCATTTCTCACTCCCGAATGTAGTCGAACGAATTGAGAAGATTCTAAATGACACAGGAATGTCTGCTGCTAGCTTGAAGTTAGAAATTACTGAAAGAATACTTATTAAAAATCCTGACTCAGTTGCCCAGATTTTGTTGAATTTAAAGCGCTTGGGTATTCGTATTCATATGGATGATTTTGGTACAGGCTATTCGTCTCTAAGCTATTTGCATAAATACGATATTGATACTATTAAAATTGATCGGTCCTTTATCCAAAACCTGGACTGCAGTGCTGAAAGCTTGGAGATTGTGCGCACGATTGTGCTGCTGGCTCATGCCTTAAAAATGGATGCGATTGCAGAAGGTGTTGAAACGGCTGAGCAACTTGCAATGGTCAAAAAACTGGGCTGTGAATATGTGCAGGGGTACTATTTCTCTCAATCGATGACCTGTGAGCAGGTGATGACCTTGGTTGCTCAGAAGCAGTTCAAGCTTGATCCTGTGTCTCCGCAGGATTGA
- the recQ gene encoding DNA helicase RecQ has protein sequence MPALSIPGFESLEAALKHFFGYDTFRPGQQDVMAAALQNQDLLVIMPTGGGKSLCFQLPALLKSGLTIVVSPLIALMQDQVTALEANDIAATFLNSSLGAVEARERCDRILSGTVKLLYVAPERLLNEGFLNFLDQVKAKVGLAGIAVDEAHCVSEWGHDFRPEYRRLAEIRQRYPDVPVTALTATATERVRGDILHQLRLQDPHVHVSSFNRPNLYYEVRPKERNSYNSLYQEIRQQDGASGIIYCLSRREVNELTERLQDDGISALPYHAGLKDADRSQNQDRFIRDHVQIMVATVAFGMGINKPDVRFVIHYNLPRNIESYYQEAGRAGRDGESSRCLLYFSLKDIHTLDWLIDQKVDANGQPLENEQRVARQQMRQMIDYAESTECRRTIQLGYFGETFAGNCGECDNCRHPKPVEDWTVEAQKFLSCVARCKERFGMNHIIDVLRGSKSQKVLSRGHNRLSTYGIGNDKTADQWRRLGRSLLHQGLVAETTDGYPVLKLNNQSWAVLKKERVVQVAVPRTPEKDPTQVDLKRSEVEALFMRLRSLRKRLADEQSVPPYVVFGDSSLKFMAQQQPQTLADFGQISGVGQRKLEQYGEIFTEEIRAYRQEQGLPVVAAEIIEQEDLPKRRERPKSTQLSNTLAMTLALHQRGETPEQIAQQRGVKVTTVFNHLGELLEKGQPVVLEQLVPVDRQASIMQAIEQVGPDYLGPIREHLGEQYEYSEIKLVRAWWQQNQKA, from the coding sequence ATGCCTGCTCTTTCCATTCCCGGGTTTGAATCCTTAGAGGCTGCTCTCAAACACTTTTTTGGTTACGATACTTTCCGGCCCGGGCAGCAGGATGTGATGGCGGCGGCCCTGCAGAATCAAGATCTGCTGGTGATCATGCCCACGGGAGGTGGAAAATCCCTGTGCTTTCAGCTTCCGGCCTTGCTGAAGTCGGGGCTAACGATTGTGGTGTCTCCTTTGATTGCGCTGATGCAGGATCAGGTGACGGCGCTGGAAGCCAATGATATTGCGGCAACGTTTCTCAACAGCAGTTTGGGGGCTGTGGAAGCTCGGGAAAGATGCGATCGCATCCTCTCTGGCACCGTCAAACTTCTCTACGTCGCCCCCGAACGCCTGCTCAACGAAGGATTTCTCAACTTTCTCGATCAGGTGAAAGCCAAGGTTGGCTTGGCGGGCATTGCCGTCGATGAAGCCCACTGCGTTTCAGAATGGGGCCATGACTTCCGCCCTGAATATCGCCGCCTTGCCGAAATCCGGCAGCGCTATCCTGACGTTCCTGTGACCGCCCTGACCGCCACTGCCACTGAGCGCGTTCGGGGAGATATTTTGCATCAGCTCCGACTTCAAGATCCCCACGTTCATGTCTCTAGCTTTAATCGCCCCAATCTTTACTACGAAGTGCGGCCTAAAGAGCGAAATTCATACAACTCCCTTTATCAAGAGATTCGCCAACAAGATGGAGCCTCAGGCATTATCTACTGCCTCAGTCGGCGCGAAGTCAATGAACTCACCGAACGTCTGCAGGATGACGGCATTAGCGCCCTGCCCTATCACGCGGGCCTCAAGGATGCCGATCGCAGCCAAAACCAAGACCGCTTTATTCGAGACCACGTTCAGATCATGGTTGCCACCGTTGCCTTCGGCATGGGTATTAATAAGCCCGATGTTCGGTTCGTCATTCACTACAATCTGCCGCGCAACATTGAGAGCTACTACCAAGAAGCAGGACGTGCCGGACGGGACGGTGAATCCTCACGCTGTCTGCTTTACTTCAGCCTCAAAGATATTCACACTCTCGACTGGTTGATTGACCAAAAGGTCGATGCCAACGGGCAACCGCTCGAAAACGAACAGCGGGTGGCGCGGCAGCAAATGCGTCAGATGATTGACTATGCCGAGAGTACAGAATGTCGGCGCACCATCCAGCTTGGCTACTTCGGCGAAACCTTTGCTGGCAACTGTGGCGAGTGCGACAACTGCCGTCACCCTAAACCCGTCGAAGACTGGACCGTGGAGGCGCAGAAGTTCCTCTCCTGCGTGGCCCGCTGTAAAGAGCGATTTGGCATGAACCACATTATTGATGTACTGCGCGGCTCTAAAAGTCAGAAGGTGCTGAGTCGGGGGCATAATCGGCTTTCGACCTACGGTATTGGAAATGATAAGACGGCGGATCAGTGGCGACGGTTGGGGCGATCGCTGTTGCATCAAGGTCTGGTTGCTGAAACCACTGACGGTTATCCAGTGCTGAAGCTGAATAACCAAAGCTGGGCGGTTTTGAAGAAAGAGCGTGTTGTGCAGGTTGCGGTGCCCCGAACACCGGAAAAAGATCCGACTCAGGTGGATCTGAAGCGTTCAGAGGTGGAGGCTTTGTTCATGCGGTTGCGATCGCTTCGCAAGCGGTTAGCGGATGAGCAGTCGGTTCCCCCCTACGTCGTTTTCGGCGATTCCAGCCTTAAGTTTATGGCTCAACAGCAGCCTCAGACTTTAGCTGATTTTGGACAAATTTCGGGGGTCGGCCAGCGCAAACTGGAGCAGTACGGCGAGATTTTCACTGAAGAGATTCGAGCCTATCGCCAAGAGCAGGGGCTACCCGTGGTGGCGGCAGAGATCATAGAACAAGAAGACTTGCCCAAACGCAGAGAGCGTCCGAAATCTACGCAGCTATCGAACACCTTAGCAATGACGTTAGCGCTGCATCAGCGAGGGGAGACACCTGAACAGATTGCTCAGCAACGGGGTGTGAAAGTGACGACGGTCTTTAATCATCTGGGAGAACTGTTGGAGAAGGGGCAGCCAGTGGTGCTAGAGCAACTCGTGCCAGTTGATCGCCAAGCTTCGATTATGCAGGCGATAGAGCAAGTTGGCCCTGACTATTTAGGACCGATTCGTGAGCATTTAGGGGAGCAGTATGAGTACAGCGAAATCAAATTAGTTCGAGCTTGGTGGCAGCAAAATCAAAAAGCGTAG